A window of Saccharomyces paradoxus chromosome XIII, complete sequence genomic DNA:
AGCATTTCCGTCCGTAAAGTCCTTTTGTCAACCCCTTTACAAGAGTTTCTCGGATCTGAAGAATTGCCACGAACACAAGTCGTGAAGATGATATGGCAATATATCAAGGAGCACAATCTTCAAAACCCAAACGATCGTAGAGAAATTCTATGCGATGAGAAGATGGAACCaatttttggtaaaaaaatgacaatgTTCTCAATGAATAAACTCTTAACGAAGCACTTGTTTAATCCTGATGAAATTGTGAAGAATGAAGAGGAGCAAAAACAAATACccaaaaaagaagtcaAATCGGAAGATGAATCTTTTCCTATTTCAAGCGGCTGATCTTACCGGTAATACTTATATAACTTTAATAATGCATTTTTCCCTCTTTGATGACATGTACCAAACACGCTACTCTTGTAATATTATACTTGAAACAGGTAAATTAACTATCAATGTAGcattaaaataataaataattttcGCTTTACGACGTCAAAGAATTAATATGGCGATTCATATGAGTAATTTTGTCTAAATCTGACGACATCGATTAATggcatattttttatttttttcacctggaaaaaaacaatcTAAAAAATGACAACAGCATTAACCACCTACAAAAGCAATTACAACAATCGAAGAGAGCTAGATTAATTTCATGACAACGCAATAATCCACGTTgttcaaatattttagGGTATTGCTCCTTGCTTATCGAAGGAACTATCAATTCCTAATAATGGCAAGACAGGGAGGGTTCTACGCCGTTCGAAAGGGCAGGGAAACTGGGATCTTCAATACATGGAAAGAATGCAAAAACCAGGTGGATGGTTATGGTGGTGcaatttataaaaaatttaacaaTTATGAGCAAGCCAAGTCTTTCCTAGGCCATTCAAATGATATATCTAACTACAGAAGTTCGGCGCATACCGGAGGCCAAATTGGTAAGCCTCATACCACTCAAAAGCGAGTTCAGGTGAAGAATCTGCCCCCTTCTTATTATTCCTCATTGGCATCGTCATCCGCATATTCGCCTTCACGCTCTGGTAATAAAAACACCTTTTATTCAGTAAAGAGTAACGTTCCCAATGTCGAAAgcaaaatcttcaataattGGAAAGACTGCCAAGCCTATGTCAAGCATAAAAGAGGTATAACgttcaaaaagtttgaagatgaatcaGCTGCGGAAAACTTCATAAACGGAGTCAGTGCGCATGATTACAAGCTTATGAATGTACCGAAGgacatttttgaatctaAGTATAAGCTTTCTGGCAATACCATATATGACAGGTCAATGAACGTTTATTGTGATGGTTCAAGCTTCGGTAACGGCACGTCATCTTCAAGGGCAGGCTATGGTGCATATTTTGAAGGAGCACCTGAGGAAAACATTTCTGAACCCTTATTGTCGGGAGCCCAAACTAATAATAGAGCTGAAATCGAAGCAGTTTCAGAAGCcttaaagaaaatttgggACAATTTAACAAATGGAAAGGACAAAGTAAATTATCAAATCAAAACTGATTCAGAGTACGTAGCCAAGTTATTAAACGACAGGTACACGACGTATGATAATAAGAAACTGGAAGGTCTGCCCAATTCTGATTTAATTGTTCCTTTAGTACAGAGATTTGTTAAAGTTAAAAAGTACTATGAGTTGAATGAAGAAtgcttcaaaaataatggtAAATTTCAGATTGAATGGGTAAAAGGTCACGACGGTGATCCAGGGAATGAAATGGCAGATCTTCTGGCGAAAAAAGGTGCATCCAGGCGATAATGTTTCTTTCTGTCTGGTTTCTTGAGCTTGTTGTGACTGTaatacaaatatatatgtatatatatcttATATCTGTAGCATAAATACACATACATCAGCTACTTGGTTTTTTTAACTTACCTGATAACTGTCTATAAACGTGTTACTGTATTATTTGCCTGAAACCTCGTCCACAGTTAAttgcttttgtttatttattactttttttgcaCAACTATTTGATTTCAGTTCCAGCTAAACGTTCAGCAAGATCATCTACTTGCACTTCTAgaagttctttttcaagcttttccgtttcaatttcttcgagtttttcatcttcgtcctcGTCTTCCTCgtcttcctcatcttcacTATCGAcctcttcaaaatcatcaacctccaaatcatcaaatttgCTTAGAAGCAGATCGAGAGCATCGGAATCTTCATCTAATCTATTACCATTGatttctaatttttctaattcagGTAAGTTTCCTCTTTCCATAGCAGGTAAGAAAGATGCTTCAATGGTTTCTTGAGCCATTTCATTATATTCGAATTTCAAGACATGTAAATTGGAGAATTTGACTTCGGTGAATACTTTGAAGACTTCATCTGAACCAgcagttttcaaaagacaGTCGTTCAAATTCAATTCATATAAACTGTCCTTCCAAGTAGGTAAGGCCTTAGCAAGGATCAAAGAGGCATGCTTTGTGAAAGTGTTGTCTTGAAGATCCAAgatttctaaatttttcaagtacTGTAAACCGTAATGAATTAGTGTAGCAACACCTTTAGGCCTGATACCGTTTTGATATAGCTTTACAACTTTCAGGCCTTCGGAGTGACTTTTCAACCCCAGGGCCAAGTACACTGCGGAACCATTCTCTAATCTATTTCTCCCACAAATAAAAGTTTCCAAGAATGATTTAGAAGCGGCTTTCTTGTTTTGAGCAAGATGAAATAGGGCCTTACCAATCCTTTCACCAGCAAAGGGGCCCATACCGTTGTTACTCAAGATCAAATGTTTAATATTCACAGCATGTGCAATGTAATCTTCTAGTAACTCGATTGTTCTTAGCCCAAAGGCATTATCGGAAAGGTTCACAATCTCCAAGCTAGGACATTTCAATAGAACAGGCAACAGAAACTTTAACGAATCGACGACTTCGTCAACTAATCTCGAAGTGTATAGATCGGCAAAATTTACTTCAACCAAAGAGTCTCTGACCTGAGTATTTTCAGCGATACATTTAGCTAATGCTTCCGACGCTTCAGTACCAATGGTATTACCTGAAAAGTCTAATTTGGTGCAGATTTTCAAAGCAGCCAGTTCTTGCAAGTATGGCTTGATATCGTCACTGGTGGTTAGCTTGAGTGCCTTCCCAGAAATGGAGTAAACCTGGTCTTCCTCATGTTGGGGAACGAAGTGCAAAGTAGCCATCactaaaaatttgttttgaGACACAGCCTGGTGAGCGTCCTATATCCATCTTTTACAATAATATATtacttttcatcatcaatgcCCTCgtaataaaaattttccattaATCGTCCCACAACGTTCAAGATGACATCATTTCCAAGACCAAAACTAAGAGCTTTGAAACAAGAATAGTGTTTCACATTGGTAATCAACACGATAACAAGTAAAGACTTAAAGACCTTATAGACCATTATGAACAGTGGAGGTAAGAGCGTTTCGAACAAAAACTCAGCGGGCTCGGTAACGGAGGTTGGCCCGGGCTCAACACAGGAGGAGACCCCTAGAGATGTCCGTCTTTTGCACCTGCTCCTCGCATCACAGTCAATTCACCAATATGAAGACCAGGTGCCGCTAcaattgatgaattttgcACACAGATACACACAAGGCGTTCTTAAGGATGCGTTGGTTTACAACGACTACGCTGGCAGTGGGAATTCTGCTGGCGGTGGGTTAGGCGTAGAAGATATACGGCTTGCCATTGCTGCGAGAACCCAATATCAGTTCAAACCTACGGCACCCAAGGAGCTTATGTTACAGTTAGCCGCAGAGAGGAACAAGAAAGCGCTACCCCAAGTGATGGGTACGTGGGGTGTCAGGCTTCCGCCGGAAAAATACTGTCTCACAGCGAAGGAGTGGGACCTTGAGGATCCAAAGTCTATGTGAAAACATTGCTTATATATCGTAATATATTGATTCGAGCTCGTCCAGAGGTGTAATGTAGAATgcataataaaataatatactTTAAATAATGCGCTAGTCGTGTATCGTGATTATGTTATTTCTGGTGTTCTTTTTCCTGTCCTTTCCTATATGGCAACTTAGAGAAATGAGATCTACAGGATAATGCGGTTACGAAAGAGCCCTTAAACATCTCAATTCGTGTTCTTAAGAGCACGTTTCCCACTGTGTTGGCTATTAGAAcgtaaaaaggaaaaactaaaaagttgaaattcTAATCATGTTGTCTCAAACTTCCATACCGGAAGTGAAAGAAGACGTGATAGGCTACGCGCTACATCAGAGGAGAGCTAGGGTGGGACAATTCCAGGACTTGGGTCCACCTGATTTAATTACTTTGATTAAATCGTTACCTTCATCCTCGAGCGCCACAACTGCTACTTCCTCTGCGAACGATAATGGGGCAGCTTCAAACATCAATGGTCAAGACCCTACAACTATAGTTACAGAGTTGCATTCTCATGACAAACTAAAGGGGCAGATCGGCACTTTCTTTTACTGTATGGGTATTGATACTTCGGATCCAACTTCCATTACAATTTTCGCCAAAAAGATAACCGATCTTTTCTTAGACACGCCCCAAATTTGGTTTGGTAAGAAGAAGCACTTTCACGTTTCGAAGATTTCTATCAGTTCTTGGAATGCGTttagaaaatatgatgTTAATATTATAGTTCACATTCCGGGAACCGTACAAACCTATATCATAAATAGCGACGGTGAACAATCGCAGCTCCCCTCCGTGACAGAAACATCATCTGGCCGCAACCCACAAGATTTGAACGTTAACATGATTTGGGCGGAAACTTTCATGAGTGGTGTCGTACGTGACATTATGCTTATGAAAGATAATTGTGAAGATGGGGAATCCCAGAATTTGGTCGAAACACTAATTTTCAATCCATTAACTTCTGGTGAGCTGGAAGATGTTGCTACGaactttatcaaattgTTTCCCTTAGTTTATGAGAAAGGTATTTATTTGGATGCACCCACTCATATTTTAAATCCTTCGTTAACCAATAATTATTTAGTGGAAACTTTAGTGGAAATAGTTAGGTTAACGAAGAGTTTGGATGCATGCCGTAAAATGCTTGCGAAGCTAATTGAAATCCATCCTGAAGCAGTAATAATCTTAATTCGTGTTTACTTCGCGTGCGATTTAGAGGTGGATGCGGTTGACCTGATCAATGAGCAATTAAATTCTCCCTCTTCGTTCTTAGCCGATGATTCAAAGACTAGCCATATCCAGTTGATCTTCAAATCTGAACTATTAAGTATTCAAAGTGAATTTTTACTGGATGTCAAGAGAGATTACAAACTTGCTAAAGAAGTGGCCATGGAGGCCGTGAATTGTGCACCAAACGAATTCAAAACTTGGTATTTATTGACTAAAATATACATCAAATTAAACGATATGTCGAATGCCTTGTTATCATTGAATGCCTGCCCCATGTCACaagtgaaagaaaaatatgttCTTAGAAGAATTGCACCTATTACTTCAGATGAAAATCTTCATTTGCCATTACCATTGGATGCCTCAATTGAGGAGATTTCGTCATTAAATCCCATGGATGTCCAGTTAGAGCAAAAATCCGCAGATCCAAACCTAGTCAATCTTTCCGCATCAAGTTTAAAGTCTACTTTTCAACAAGCCTATAAATTATTGACAGAAATTGTCCAAATAACGGGATGGGAACAACTTTTGAAGTATAGATCAAAGATTTTCGTTATGGAAGACGAGTATCAAGGTTCCACTTCGTCCATTGATGAAGCGGATGCGCACGGTAATGAGATATCCAGAATGAGGTCCAAGAGGCTGTGTGAAAGATGGTTGGATAACCTCTTCATGCTACTATatgaagatttgaaaacttACACTGATTGGCAATCAGAGCAATTGTATTTTGATGCCCAAAACAGCAAATACCACAAATTAACTGTTGAATGGGAATTATTCGGTCTTTGCGCGAAAAGATTGGGACATCTTCCAGAAGCTGCGAAGGCTTTCCAAATTGGTCTTTCCCAAAGATTTTCTCCAGTATGTGCAAAGAATCTACTGCAATTTTACATTAACGAACATAAACGTATTAGAAGGGATTCGATTTCAGCGAACTCTGAGTTAACTTCCTCTCAGATATTGGCAAGTATCAATGACATTGACAGCTCAATCATCGATCTAGTAGTCAAGATTTGTTGCTGGAATCATCGTTGGTACATTGagttttcaataatattaatagaTGCTTTGAGTGTTGCAGTTCAAGATATGGGCATTACTAAAGTGCATAATGAAATTGCCTCTAGATTTTCCGACCCGGTAGCCCAATTGATTGACGATAACATTCtagattttttgaagaatttcaCAAATGACACTTTCGATAATtaaaaagatgaaaataatcaataaaaagatgaaagaaaTCGATTTACAAGAAAGGAGGTTATGTATTTTATGTATGATATCCTGGCATTACTTTGTATAGGTTACTTTCTAGGGGAATATTCCCACTTTCAAGTTATTCTGCTTCTAATGCAATAACCGTAACTCTACATTGTacttcatttctttttttcaatctgaGCCACGCccgaaaaaaaacaatgtAATCTGCGTAAAGCGAAACAGAGTTTTAACCCAAAAATAGAATGTGATTTAATGGAGGAcccatttcttcaaaagatcGTTATCTCACGAACATCTAATTAAGTAATTGACTGTGTGTTTTGTCCTTTTCCTCGTTCTGATCTACCTgtcatttaattttttggttttatATACAGGACAAAAGTAATAAGACCGAAACCATATCAAATACGAATATATGATCGTTAAGAATACTATGAAGATGATCTTATTGATATGCTTTACGTTTCTATCATTCTTCAGAGTCAGTCATGCCATGGATTTGGATACTACAAGCAAAACATCAATTTGTGATGCGACAGCGTTAATTCAAGACGGTATGCTGGATTACTATGAGGGTACTAGATACGGTGGTACAGTTGGGATGTTTCAGTCACCATACTATTGGTGGCATGCAGGTGAAGCATTCGGTGGCATGTTGGAAAATTGGTTTCTTTGTGAGAATGATACATATCAAGAATTGCTATATGACGCACTATTAGCACAAACTGGTTCTAACTACGATTATATTCCGGCGAATCAAACGATGGTTGAGGGTAATGATGACCAAGGTATCTGGGGCATTACTGTTATGGGTGCTGTCGAGAGAAATTTTACAGACCCTGGTGATGACAAACCGGGTTGGTTGGCAATGGTACAAGCCGTTTTCAACACCATGTACTCAAGATGGGATTCAGAACACTGTGGTGGTGGCTTAAGATGGCAAATTTTCACTTGGAATAGTGGCTACAACTATAAAAATACTGTTTCAAATGCATGTTTATTCCAAATTGCGGCAAGATTGGGGAGATATACTGGTAATACTACATATTTAGAAGTTGCTGAACAGGTTTTCGATTGGCTAGTGGATGTCGGGTATGTGGTTCTTAACGATACTGCAAATGTCTTTGATGGTGCAGAAATTGATACAAATTGCACTGATATTACGAAAATTGAATGGACCTATAATCATGGTATCGTGCTTGGTGGTCTTGCGTACATGTATAATGCTACGAACGGGACGGGTGAATGGGAGACTAGTTtgacaaaaattttgaatggtGCCAagtcttattttttcaaagatagTATCATGTATGAAAGTGCCTGTCAAGACTATGGCACCTGTAACACTGATCAAAGGACATTCAAAAGTATCTTTTCTCGTATGCTCGGTCTTACAAGTGTTCTGGCTCCCTTTACTAGTGACACGATTGATGATTTAATAAAAACAAGTGCTGAAGCCGCTGCAAAATCATGTGATGGTGGTACAGATGGGCATACGTGTGGTTTGAATTGGCAGAAGGAAACCAACGATGGCTACTATGGACTAGGTGAACAAATGAGTGCACTAGAAgttattcaaaatcttttaaTTCACGACAGACCAGCCCCATATAAGGAAAGTAATGGCGGTACGTCAAAAGGTGACGCGAACGCCGGTATGAACTCATCGACCACAAATGTGCTACAGAATAATTTAAACATCAAGAAAGGTGATCGCGCTGGTGCCGCTATCATCACAGCAATCATACTGAGTGTGCTAATTGGTGGCGCTGTGTGGATGCTGTTTTAAAATGTGCAAACAAGGcacaaataaaaatttattgtaTTCTAATATTTAGGcttatctttttctttcagtaATAATGTTTATGTGCTACATAAATAATCCCATTATGATCAATAagtgacaaaaaaatttagcGAGAAAACCTTCCTCAGCTACATTAGGAAAAACACTCACGATGGGGGTCGAACCCATAATCTTCTGATTAGAAGTCAGACGCGTTGCCATTACGCCACGCGAGCTAGTGTTATATTAACTTGTTGTATTACGGGCTCGGGTAATACCGGATGTCTTGACATCCTAAAGTCGTTtaggagagtaacttgttgtcagacttattattaacgTGATTCACAGTGAGAACTatgtgaataattagataattgttgggattccattgttactaaaggctataatattaggtatatagaatatactagaagttctcctcgaggatataggaatccacaaaagggaatcgatagttctacatagtgttattattttatcttctttctttttatatgttgtcattcattatcctattacattatcaatccttgcatttcagcttccattagattggatgactgtttctcaatctttatgtcatcctcttgcaccgcatattataatatactattaaatagatgatattagaatttcattccaacacaATCTTGTCTGTTTTGGaactattgtttcgtacgtgtttcatacatgttttatgtctaggttggtaaatctagtaatgctgaggtatctcattttgagatacaacatAACCTTTCCGTTAGCTTGATGATAATTAGGGCGCATAGTTTATGACGAATGCTATAATTTAATCATTAACGGTTGTTTATCCATTGCCAATAATTCGGAACGAGCTCTTTAGCTTTGTAtttaaaatatcaaatattcTAATGTTTTATAAATGGATTATGAATGTCATATGTGCGATAATTATATGgctaaaaaaatcaatgcAATCTCCATTATGGTTGTGTGAAAGGAACATTTCAACTTGAATCtgaaattttcctttttttattcttttgtgAGGGGTCCTTGAGCACAGATTCACTTCTAGGAATGGCAGCTCTTTGTTTTGCGTAAAAATctagcatttttttgtcacGAAGAGCATTTTCCGCCGCTCTAATACCTGCGATTTTAATGTTTCTGCCCACACCAATTCCTAAAACGGTACCATCACCTACTCTGCACTCAACTATGGAATTCGGATCAACTGCTGTCGGTTTTTTTACAGTGACATAATGTAGACGTAATGAAGCATAGCCAATCAAAGAGTATAACTGTCTTTTGGCATTCATATCAAGTTTATCCGTCTTCTCTAAGGCAACTTGATTACGAGTGGCCTCTTCAATGACAGGTTTGGCAAGCTTTCTTAGccattttcttattttggGCAAATTATTCCTTGGATCATCTTCCATCAAACCGCCAATGTAAGCCTCAAACACGTCTGCATACAGTTTTAGTTTGccattttggaaattggaattttcatcctttaaatcaaaatttgtcTTAAGTTTCTCATGGAAATTATACATTATTGACCATTGTTTGATCTGTTCGTTGCTTACCAAGTTCATCCTTAATGTTGATAGCTGG
This region includes:
- the RNH1 gene encoding RNA-DNA hybrid ribonuclease (Ribonuclease H1~similar to YMR234W); amino-acid sequence: MARQGGFYAVRKGRETGIFNTWKECKNQVDGYGGAIYKKFNNYEQAKSFLGHSNDISNYRSSAHTGGQIGKPHTTQKRVQVKNLPPSYYSSLASSSAYSPSRSGNKNTFYSVKSNVPNVESKIFNNWKDCQAYVKHKRGITFKKFEDESAAENFINGVSAHDYKLMNVPKDIFESKYKLSGNTIYDRSMNVYCDGSSFGNGTSSSRAGYGAYFEGAPEENISEPLLSGAQTNNRAEIEAVSEALKKIWDNLTNGKDKVNYQIKTDSEYVAKLLNDRYTTYDNKKLEGLPNSDLIVPLVQRFVKVKKYYELNEECFKNNGKFQIEWVKGHDGDPGNEMADLLAKKGASRR
- the RNA1 gene encoding GTPase-activating protein RNA1 (GTPase activating protein (GAP) for Gsp1p~similar to YMR235C), giving the protein MATLHFVPQHEEDQVYSISGKALKLTTSDDIKPYLQELAALKICTKLDFSGNTIGTEASEALAKCIAENTQVRDSLVEVNFADLYTSRLVDEVVDSLKFLLPVLLKCPSLEIVNLSDNAFGLRTIELLEDYIAHAVNIKHLILSNNGMGPFAGERIGKALFHLAQNKKAASKSFLETFICGRNRLENGSAVYLALGLKSHSEGLKVVKLYQNGIRPKGVATLIHYGLQYLKNLEILDLQDNTFTKHASLILAKALPTWKDSLYELNLNDCLLKTAGSDEVFKVFTEVKFSNLHVLKFEYNEMAQETIEASFLPAMERGNLPELEKLEINGNRLDEDSDALDLLLSKFDDLEVDDFEEVDSEDEEDEEDEDEDEKLEEIETEKLEKELLEVQVDDLAERLAGTEIK
- the TAF9 gene encoding chromatin modification protein (Subunit (17 kDa) of TFIID and SAGA complexes~similar to YMR236W); protein product: MNSGGKSVSNKNSAGSVTEVGPGSTQEETPRDVRLLHLLLASQSIHQYEDQVPLQLMNFAHRYTQGVLKDALVYNDYAGSGNSAGGGLGVEDIRLAIAARTQYQFKPTAPKELMLQLAAERNKKALPQVMGTWGVRLPPEKYCLTAKEWDLEDPKSM
- the BCH1 gene encoding exomer complex subunit (Member of the ChAPs family (Chs5p-Arf1p-binding proteins)~similar to YMR237W); this encodes MLSQTSIPEVKEDVIGYALHQRRARVGQFQDLGPPDLITLIKSLPSSSSATTATSSANDNGAASNINGQDPTTIVTELHSHDKLKGQIGTFFYCMGIDTSDPTSITIFAKKITDLFLDTPQIWFGKKKHFHVSKISISSWNAFRKYDVNIIVHIPGTVQTYIINSDGEQSQLPSVTETSSGRNPQDLNVNMIWAETFMSGVVRDIMLMKDNCEDGESQNLVETLIFNPLTSGELEDVATNFIKLFPLVYEKGIYLDAPTHILNPSLTNNYLVETLVEIVRLTKSLDACRKMLAKLIEIHPEAVIILIRVYFACDLEVDAVDLINEQLNSPSSFLADDSKTSHIQLIFKSELLSIQSEFLLDVKRDYKLAKEVAMEAVNCAPNEFKTWYLLTKIYIKLNDMSNALLSLNACPMSQVKEKYVLRRIAPITSDENLHLPLPLDASIEEISSLNPMDVQLEQKSADPNLVNLSASSLKSTFQQAYKLLTEIVQITGWEQLLKYRSKIFVMEDEYQGSTSSIDEADAHGNEISRMRSKRLCERWLDNLFMLLYEDLKTYTDWQSEQLYFDAQNSKYHKLTVEWELFGLCAKRLGHLPEAAKAFQIGLSQRFSPVCAKNLLQFYINEHKRIRRDSISANSELTSSQILASINDIDSSIIDLVVKICCWNHRWYIEFSIILIDALSVAVQDMGITKVHNEIASRFSDPVAQLIDDNILDFLKNFTNDTFDN
- the DFG5 gene encoding putative mannan endo-1,6-alpha-mannosidase (mannosidase~similar to YMR238W), with translation MIVKNTMKMILLICFTFLSFFRVSHAMDLDTTSKTSICDATALIQDGMLDYYEGTRYGGTVGMFQSPYYWWHAGEAFGGMLENWFLCENDTYQELLYDALLAQTGSNYDYIPANQTMVEGNDDQGIWGITVMGAVERNFTDPGDDKPGWLAMVQAVFNTMYSRWDSEHCGGGLRWQIFTWNSGYNYKNTVSNACLFQIAARLGRYTGNTTYLEVAEQVFDWLVDVGYVVLNDTANVFDGAEIDTNCTDITKIEWTYNHGIVLGGLAYMYNATNGTGEWETSLTKILNGAKSYFFKDSIMYESACQDYGTCNTDQRTFKSIFSRMLGLTSVLAPFTSDTIDDLIKTSAEAAAKSCDGGTDGHTCGLNWQKETNDGYYGLGEQMSALEVIQNLLIHDRPAPYKESNGGTSKGDANAGMNSSTTNVLQNNLNIKKGDRAGAAIITAIILSVLIGGAVWMLF